The following proteins come from a genomic window of Streptomyces sp. NBC_01716:
- a CDS encoding cellulose-binding protein: MAAARVSAHGFDSVRGRGYRPEQVDRLVTELSGDSEVAEAQERRLAAAAERLQLEAELLRQQVEALPPQTYESLGERARQILALAVEEADGVRTAAWEDVRARQDAAAEAVRGTREAARAYVEAVAADVDAYATRTEEDAQGAADELRTAARRDAGELRDAALARFDEIRQRTEALLSELAGEHADRLAATERELAGRETQAQAHRTELSAHADARLADARRAFTEAEESARHIREDAAARAEELIARARVAEERTVRETERILREHTEVREEVQARMTHIRNSLAALTGRAPADAEK; this comes from the coding sequence ATGGCTGCCGCACGCGTATCGGCTCACGGCTTCGACTCCGTACGGGGCCGTGGTTACCGCCCCGAGCAGGTCGACCGGCTGGTCACGGAGCTGTCGGGGGACAGCGAGGTCGCCGAGGCGCAGGAGCGCCGGCTCGCGGCGGCGGCGGAGCGCCTTCAGCTGGAGGCGGAGCTGCTGCGGCAGCAGGTCGAGGCGCTGCCGCCGCAGACGTACGAGTCACTGGGGGAGCGCGCCCGGCAGATTCTGGCCCTGGCCGTCGAGGAGGCGGACGGGGTGCGCACGGCCGCGTGGGAGGACGTGCGGGCGCGGCAGGACGCCGCCGCCGAGGCGGTCCGTGGGACACGTGAGGCGGCGCGCGCGTACGTGGAGGCGGTCGCGGCCGATGTGGACGCGTACGCGACGCGGACGGAGGAGGACGCGCAGGGCGCGGCCGACGAACTGCGCACGGCCGCGCGCCGGGACGCCGGGGAGCTACGGGACGCGGCGCTGGCCCGCTTCGACGAGATCCGGCAGCGTACGGAGGCGTTGCTCAGCGAGCTGGCGGGGGAGCACGCGGATCGACTGGCCGCGACGGAGCGGGAGTTGGCGGGCCGTGAGACGCAGGCGCAAGCGCACCGGACGGAGCTGTCGGCCCACGCGGACGCCCGGCTCGCGGACGCGAGGCGCGCCTTCACGGAGGCCGAGGAGAGCGCCCGCCACATCCGGGAGGACGCGGCGGCGCGCGCGGAGGAGCTGATCGCGCGGGCGCGGGTGGCGGAGGAGCGGACCGTACGGGAGACGGAGCGGATCCTGCGGGAGCACACGGAGGTCCGCGAGGAGGTACAGGCGCGGATGACGCACATCCGCAACAGCCTGGCGGCGCTGACGGGCCGGGCACCGGCGGACGCGGAGAAGTAG